From the genome of Candidatus Chlorobium masyuteum:
TATCTTTGCGCATGTTGTTGAGCTACAGCTTCAATTTCAGTCAGCTCTTTCTCTGCGCGTTCTCTCAAAAGAGGGGAGTGTGTCACAGCTGCAGCTACACTGTTGTTGATAATCCATGCCCATGGTTCAATTGAGGCCCGCCGCAAATCCTCCTGCAGGTTGGCTGCTTCAAGTACGGGCGTGGTTTCAGCAAGGGTTACGATCAGAACCTTTGTCTGATTCCGGTCCTGCATCTGCATCATTGGCGTGATATTCTGTTCTTTACTGTGACCTGCCTGACGGGTGAATTCACGGTGATAGGCTCCCGTTGCATCGAGCAGCAGGAGGGTGTGGCCGGTCGGGGCAGTGTCCATTACGACGAATTTTTTGTCAGCCTCTCCGATGATTCGGGAGAATGCCTTGAAGACGGCAATCTCTTCGGTGCAGGGTGATCGCAAATCCTCTTCAAGCATTGCCCGTCCTTCGCTGTCAAGCCCTTTTCCTTTGGAATCAAGCACTTCACGGCGGTAACGCTCGATTTCAATTTTCGGGTCAATGCGGCTCACCTCGAGATTTTCGAGTGGACCGGTAACGGTCTCGATGAGATGAGCTGCCGGATCGGAGGTGGAGAGGTGTACCGCAAGACCCCGATGAGCCAGTTCAACGGCGAGGGCAGCGGCCAGGGTTGTTTTGCCGACACCGCCTTTGCCCATGAACATAATGAGGCCGTGACCGTCGTCAGCAATTTTATCAACAAGCACCGAAAGAGGTGGTGCGGTGAAGGTGGCGTGCTCTTTTGCCGAATCCTGGAGTTGAACGAGCGGCTCGTTGAAGAGGTTGCAGAGCGCGACAAGCCCGACCATATTGAACGGCTTGAGCGCTATCTGATCTGTTGGCAGGGCTTTGAGCCGTTCAGGCATAGCACTTAATGCGGCCTGTTCTCTCATGACGATTGCGTTTGCAAGTTCGTCTTTTGCTGCCTCACCTTCAGGCAGTATGCCATTCAGGACGAGATAGTGCTGCGAGATGCCGATTGCCGAAAGCTCATCGCAGGTTCTTGCAACTTCACCAATGGCTGCCTGCTGGGCCCGGGAGACGAGAACCATGCGGGTTCGCAGGGGGTCGGCGAGTGCGTCAACGGCCTCTTTGTACTGCGTGCGCTGCTTTGCAAGCCCGGCCAGCGGGCCGAGGCATGAAGCATCCCCTTTTGCCTCTTCAAGAAAGCCGCTCCAGGCACCGGGAAGCTGGAGCATCCGGATGGTGTGGCCGGTTGGTGCGGTGTCAAAAACGATGTGGTCGTAGTCAAGAGAGAGCGCCCGGTCGGTCAAAAGGGAGGTGAACTCATCGAATGCTGCTATCTCGGTTGTGCAGGCTCCGGAAAGCTGCTCATCGATGGTGTTGAGCACGCTCTCAGGGAGCAGCCCCCGAACCGGCCCTATGATGCGTTCCCGATACTCCGCTGCCGATGCCTGAGGGTCAATTTCCAGAGCGTAGAGATTGGCAACCGCCGTGACGGGGGTGACCCGGTTGCCGATGGTGATACCGAACACCTGCCCGACGTTCGAGGCCGGGTCGGTGCTCACAAGCAGTACCCGTTGGCCGGATTCCGCAAGCTTGATCGCCGATGCGCAGGCAATCGAGGTTTTTCCAACCCCGCCTTTTCCGGTGAAGAGGAGGAAGCGGGGGGGATGATCAAGAAATTTCATCTGGGCAATTCTATTCGATCTTTAAGCCCCGGAGGGGCGAAATATTGGTAGCGCATTTAGCCGCAGCACGTTCCTGAACAACACGACTTTTCTTCGGGCGGCGTGTGGCCTGCCCAGCTGGAAAGTTCCGAGCGATTGGGGTAGCGGCCAGCCAGAACAAGCTTGCCATCAACAAGAATCAGCGGAAGCGCTTCATGCCCTGCATCGGCAAGGAATGCCTTGACAACAGGGTTTTCTGCAAAGGAGAGCGGCTCCTTGGCCAGATTGAATCGCTCGACGACAATGCCGTTCTGTTTTGCCCAATCCACATCAGCAGCAAAGTTGACCAGTGCCTGATCGACATCACTGCCGCACACCCCCGAGCTGCAGCAAAGCGCCGGATCAAAAACCTGAATACCTTTCATACTATAATCCTCCTGAAAAATAGTGAGTTAATCATGTGATAATAAAACCAGCCAGTTAAAACCCCACGAAACAGACGAAATCACACGAAATTGGGCCCTCTTCGTCCTTGCTGTCCCTGAAATCCCTGAAGTCCTTGCTCTCTTTTCAGAGCACCGCCCAACGCAGCAATCGAATCGCGCAACAGATTTACCCATCTTTCCTCCCGTGCAGTGCTATATATCGTCGTGAGCGTTTTGAAGGCAAGGCGGACGGAGCACAGAAGCCGGAGTGTACACGAGAGTACATGAGGACTTCGAGCACCGCCCAACGCAGCATTCGAATCGCGCACCAAATTTACCCATCTTTCCTCCCGTGCAGTGCTATAAATCGTCGTGAGCGGTTTGAGGGCAAGACGGACGGAGCGCAGAAGCCGGAATGTACACGAGAGTACATGAGGACTTCGAGCAACGCCCAACGCAGCAATCGAATTGCGCAACAGATTTACCCATCTTTCCTCCCGTGCAGTGCTATAAATCGTCGTGAGCGGTTTGAGGGCAAGACGGACGGAGCGCAGAAGCCGGAGTGTACACGAGAGTACATGAGGACTTCGAGCACCGCCCAACGCA
Proteins encoded in this window:
- the arsA gene encoding arsenical pump-driving ATPase, producing the protein MKFLDHPPRFLLFTGKGGVGKTSIACASAIKLAESGQRVLLVSTDPASNVGQVFGITIGNRVTPVTAVANLYALEIDPQASAAEYRERIIGPVRGLLPESVLNTIDEQLSGACTTEIAAFDEFTSLLTDRALSLDYDHIVFDTAPTGHTIRMLQLPGAWSGFLEEAKGDASCLGPLAGLAKQRTQYKEAVDALADPLRTRMVLVSRAQQAAIGEVARTCDELSAIGISQHYLVLNGILPEGEAAKDELANAIVMREQAALSAMPERLKALPTDQIALKPFNMVGLVALCNLFNEPLVQLQDSAKEHATFTAPPLSVLVDKIADDGHGLIMFMGKGGVGKTTLAAALAVELAHRGLAVHLSTSDPAAHLIETVTGPLENLEVSRIDPKIEIERYRREVLDSKGKGLDSEGRAMLEEDLRSPCTEEIAVFKAFSRIIGEADKKFVVMDTAPTGHTLLLLDATGAYHREFTRQAGHSKEQNITPMMQMQDRNQTKVLIVTLAETTPVLEAANLQEDLRRASIEPWAWIINNSVAAAVTHSPLLRERAEKELTEIEAVAQQHAQRYAVVPLLTKEPVGEERLRALTRSESRTLAE
- the arsD gene encoding arsenite efflux transporter metallochaperone ArsD, with amino-acid sequence MKGIQVFDPALCCSSGVCGSDVDQALVNFAADVDWAKQNGIVVERFNLAKEPLSFAENPVVKAFLADAGHEALPLILVDGKLVLAGRYPNRSELSSWAGHTPPEEKSCCSGTCCG